CTAGTACCTGAAACTAGCGCGTCTACCAATTCCGCCACATCCGCGTGGCCGTCGCGCTGCGACCCGGAAACGATACGGCATCACCCCCCGCCCCTAGCCAGTTCCGGCGGCGGCCGTCTGGACGGTCTCACGATTTGTTGTCAAGATGCCGCCACAAGGGCGCCGGAACAGGCTGGGAATCATGAGTCTTCTTGCTGTTCCGGCCGCCGATGCTGCCACCGATGCCCCCGACCCCCAGTTGCTGATCGCCGGCGGCCGGCGCCTGGAGGGAGAAGTGAAGGTGAGTGGCGCCAAGAATTCCGCCCTGGTGCTGATGGCGGCCTGCCTGCTCACCCGCGAGCCGATGCGCCTGCGGAATGTGCCGCCGCTCACCGACATCACCGGCATGGGCGAGATGCTCGAGAGCCTGGGTGGCCGGGTGCATCGCCACAACGACACCCTGGAGCTGGATGGCTCCGACATCCACAGCGCCACCGCTCCCTATGAGCTGGTGAACAGCCTGCGGGCCAGTTTCTTCTGCATCGGCCCCCTCCTCGCCCGCATGGGCATGGCCAAGGTTCCCCTCCCCGGTGGCTGCCAGATCGGCACCCGGCCGGTGATCGAGCACGTGAAGGGGCTCAAGGCTCTCGGTGCCCAGGTGACGATCGAGCACGGCGTGGTGACAGCCGTGGTGCCGGGTCAGGGGCATCGCCTGCGGGGCAGCCGCATCCACCTGGACTGCCCCAGCGTCGGCGCCACCGAAACGCTGATGATGGCGGCGGCTCTGGCCGACGGCGAGACCGTGATCGACAACGCCGCCCAGGAGCCTGAGGTGGTGGACCTGGCCGGCCTCCTGCTGGCGATGGGGGCCCGAATCCGGGGAGCCGGCACCCCCACCATCACGATCGTGGGGGTGGAGCGCCTCCACGGCGCCGACTACGCCGTGATCCCCGATCGCATCGAGGCCGGCACGCTGCTGCTGGCCGCAGCCATCACCCGCTCGTGCCTGCGGGTGACGCCCGTGATCCCCGAGCACCTCGGCGCCGTGCTCACCAAGCTCGAGGAAGCCGGTTGCCGCATCGAGCACGACGGCCTCGGCCTCACCCTCACGGCAAGCGAGATCCACGCGGTGGACCTGCGCACCCAGCCCTTCCCCGGTTTCCCCACCGATCTCCAGGCTCCGTTCATGAGCCTGCTGGCCACGGCCCGCGGCACCAGCGTGATCACCGAGAACATCTTCGAGAACCGTCTGCAGCACGTGGCCGAGCTGCAGCGCATGGGTGCCGCGATCCGGATGCAGAGCAACACGGCCTTCGTGGAGGGGGTGCCCCGGCTCAGTGGCGCTCCCGTGCAAGGCACGGATCTGCGCGCCTCGGCCGCCATGGTGCTCGCCGGTCTGGCCGCCGAAGGCATCACCACCGTGCGGGGCCTCGACTACCTCGACCGGGGCTACGCCGGTCTGGAAACCAAGCTCGCCGCCGTGGGCGCCTCGATCCAGCGGGTCGGCAGCGCCACGGCCAGCACCTCTGCCACCGTCAAGCCCGACACCCCCGTCGCCGCCTAAGCTCTGGCACAGGGGAGCGTGCCGGAATTGGTAGACGGACTCGACTCAAAATCGAGCGCCTTCGGGCATGTGGGTTCAAGTCCCACCGCTCCTATGGACCCGGGCATCGCCCATTCCGGCAGCAAGGCTGAGGAAAGCGCCGGCCAGAGCACCATCGCAGCGGCTGGCAGCGCGGTGATGGACACCTATGCCCGGTTCCCGATCAGCCTCAGCCGCGGGCGGGGCGTGTGGGTGTGGGACGAAGACGGCAAACGCTACCTGGACTGCGTGGCCGGCATCGCCGTCTGCACCCTGGGCCACAGCGATCCGAGCCTGCGGCGCGCCCTCGGCCGCCAGCTGGGCCGCCTGCAGCACGTGTCCAACCTCTACCGGATTCCGGAACAGGAGCAGCTCGCCAGCGCCATCGTCGAGCAGAGCTGCTTTGACCGGGTGTTCTTCTGCAACTCCGGTGCCGAGGCCAACGAGGCCGCCATCAAGCTGGCGCGCAAGCATGGCCAGGTGGTGCGGGGCATCCGCGGCACCACGGAGCGGCCTCCCCTGATCCTCACCGCCGAGGCCAGCTTCCACGGCCGCACCCTGGCGGCGGTGACGGCCACGGGCCAGCCCAAGTACCACCAGGGCTTCGCCCCGATGGTGCAGGGCTTCCGCTACTTCCCCTACAACGACATCGCCGCCTTCGAAGCCCTGCTGGCTGCGGCCGAAGCCGATGGCCCCCAGGTGGCGGCCGTGCTGCTCGAGCCCCTGCAGGGCGAGGGGGGGGTGCATCCGGGCGATCGCACCTTCTTCCAGCGGGTGCGCCAGCTCTGTGACGCCAAGCAGATCCTGCTGATCTTCGATGAGGTGCAGATCGGCGTGGGGCGCAGCGGCCGGCTGTGGGGCTACGAGCAGCTGGGGGTGGAGCCCGATGCCATCACCCTGGCCAAGGGTCTCGGGGGCGGCATCCCGATCGGTGCCCTGGCCGTGAAGCAGGCGGTGGACCACTTCCGGCCCGGCGACCACGCCAGCACCTTCGGCGGCAACCCCTTCGCGTGCCGCGCCGGCCTCACGGTGCTGGCCGAGATCCGGCGGCGCCGACTGCTCGATCACGTGCAGCGGATGGGGGAGCTGCTGCGGCAGGAGCTCGGTGCCCTGGTGGCCCGCCACCCCGCCCAGCTGGCGGGCGTGCGGGGCTGGGGATTGCTGCAGGGACTGGTGCTCAAGGACGGGGGCCCCACCGCGCCTGAACTGGTGAAGGGTGCCCTGGCTCAGGGCCTGCTGGTGGTGCCCGCCGGCCCCGGGGTGGTGCGCTTCGTGCCACCGCTCACGATCCAGGCCCGCCAGCTGCGCCAGGCCGTGCTGCTGCTGGAACGGGCCCTGGTGCACCTCGGCTGAGGGCTCCGGGGAGGGCGTGGATGACTTCTCCGACCTGATCCAGCCCTTCAGCCGCCGGGGGGTGGACCTCGGCCTCGATCGTCTTCAGGCAGCGCTGGCGGATCTCGGCCATCCGGAGCGGCGCTTCGCCGCCGTGCAGGTGGCCGGCACCAACGGCAAGGGATCGATCTGCACCCTGGTGCATCAGGCCCTGCTTGCCGCCGGCATCCGCACCGGGCTCTACACCTCGCCCCATCTGGTGAGCTGGACGGAGCGCATCCGCCTCGGCCCGGATGCCATCTCGGACGCCGCCCTGCGCACCCACCTGGAGGCAGCAACCCCGGCAGCCCGCCGCCACAACCTCACCCCCTTCGAGCTGGTGACCGCCGCGGCTTTCCTGGCCTTCGCTGCCGCCAAGCTGGAGCTGGTGGTGCTGGAGGTGGGGCTGGGGGGGCGGCTGGACGCCACCACCTGCCATCCCGATCGCCGCGTGGTGGGGTTCGCCAGCATCGGCCTGGACCACGCCGAAGTCCTGGGCCCGGATGTGGCCAGCATCGCCCGCGAAAAGGCGGGGGTGCTGGCGCCGGGCGCCGTGGCGATCAGCGCGTCCCAGGCCCCGGCAGTGCAGGCGGTGCTGGACTCGGAAGCCCGGCGGCAGGGGGCCAGCCTGATCTGGGTGGACCCCCTGGATAGGGAGCAGTGGGCCCTCGGGCTGCCCGGCGAGGTGCAGAGCCGCAACGGCGCCGTGGCCCTGGGCCTGCTGCAAGCCCTCGCCCGTCAGGGGTGGGACATTCCGGAGGCGGCGATCCGCCGCGGTTTCGCCACCGCCCGCTGGCCCGGGCGGCTGCAGCGGGTGCACTGGCGCGGCCTGCCGCTGCTGCTCGACGGTGCCCACAACCCTCCGGCGGCAGCCGTGCTCCGGGCCGAACTCGACCGCCACGGCCCCCGCCATGGGCTGCCGGCCGGACCGCGCCGCTGGGTGCTGGGTCTGCTGGCCAACAAGGAGGCCCCGCAGATCGTGGCCAACCTGCTGGCGCCGGGCGATCGGGCCTGGATCGTGCCGGTACCGGGCCATGCCTCGTGGTCGATCGCGGCCCTGCAGGACGCCCTCGACGTTGACCTGGCCAGCCGGCTCCAGCCGGCGGCGTGCCTTGAGGAGGCCCTGCAGGCAGCGGCGCCGGGCCCGATCCCCGTGGCGGGCTCGCTCTATCTGATCGGTCACCTTCTGGCGGCGATCGCGTCAGAGTGAAGGCACTGCCCGGAGGGACGCCCCGTGACCACCATCCCTGCCCGCCTGCCCTCGGTTCTGCGTCGCCTTCGGTGGATGGTTGACGCCCTGGCCCGCCTGGCTCTGCTGCTTGTGCTGGCCTGGTGCCTGGGGGGCGCGCCGGCGCCCGCAGCAGCGGAGTTCTCGGGCGTGGACTACACCCTCACCAACCAGAACGAACAGGATTTCAGCGGCCAGGACCTGGCCAACACCTCCTTCGCCGGCGCGGCCGGGCGCCACGCCGACTTCTCGGGGGCGAACCTGCACGGGGCGATCCTCACCCAGGCGGCGTTCCCGGAGGCGAGCTTCGCCGGAGCCGATCTCAGCGGCGTGCTGATGGACAAGGTGGACTTCTCCGGGGCCGATTTCACCGGCGCCGACCTGAGCGACGTGATCGCCTCCGGCAGCAACTTCAGCGGTGCCACCGTGACCAACGCCGACTTCACCGGCGCCCTGATCGATCGGGTCGACCAGCGCCTGCTCTGCCGTGATGCCGAGGGCACCCACCCGCTCACCGGTGCCGACACGCGCCTCAGCCTCGGCTGCTGAGCAATCAGCTGGAGCGCCGCTCCAGCCAGCCGCGCAGCTTGCCCGGGTTGAGCAGGCCGGCGGGGTCGTAGGCCGCCTTGGCGGCCACCTGATCGGCATCGATCACGCCGAGGCCCCCGTCCTCCACCGTGATCGTGTGGGGATTGAAGATCAGCGCGCCCAGCTGCCGGCAGTGGCGCATCAGCTCAGCCAGGGCCTCCTCGCCCCGCCAGCGCAGCAGCGGCAGCGCCGCCAGCCGCGGGGCTCCCTGCTGCCGCACCCCCTCCAGGTGCCAGAGGAGGTCGTCCCCCCAGCGCTGCCTCAACGCGGCCAGACAGGGACCTTCCGGCTGGGGCAGGAGCATCTGCAGGTAGGTCCAGCCCTGCCGCTGGGCGCGCCAGTGCAGGGTGGTGTGGTTCCAGGTGAGCTCCCGCAGCGGCAGTCCGCGGCTCTCCCCCTGGGGTGCCTGCCAGCGCAGCGTGCCGCCACGGGCCTCCAGCCAGTCCGGCAGCACCTCCAGGCTGTCGGGGGCAGCCAGCAGCAGCAGACGGTGTTCGCCTGGTGCCGCTACCGGACAGCCCGCCGGCCAGGGGGAGCGGACGGCGATCGGAGCCTCCAGCAGGCTGAGGGCGTTGAGCAGCAGGGCCGTGGCGGGCAGGGCGGTGGCGGCGGCGAGGGCCAGGTCCCAGGCCTCGAATCCCACCACCAGCTGCTGCCAGGCCACCGCTTCGGTGGTGGGCAGCCGCAGGGCCGTGAGGATGCCGTTGGTGCCGTAGGCATGGTTGAGCGGAGCGCTGGCGGCCGCGTCGAGCCGCAGCAGCCGGGGCTCGGGTTCCACGGTCACCACCTCCAGGCCGAGCAGGTTGCCGGGGTCGCGCAGGAAGCCCCAGCGCAGCGAGCCGATGCCACCGGAGCCCCCGGCGATGAAGCCGCCGATGCTGGCGCTGCGGAAGGTGCTGGGCTGGAGGCGCAGGGCCCGGCCGTGGGGAGCCAGCTGCTGGTCAAGGGCCGCCATCACCAGGCCCGCCTCCACCTCCACCACTCCGGTGCGGGGGTCCAGCTGGCGCAGCCGGTTCAGACCCGAGAGATCCAGCACCACCCCACCGGCCAGGGGCACGCACTGGCCGTAGTTGCCGGTACCCGTGCCCCGCACGGTGAGGGGCACGCCCTGAAGGGCGCAGACCGCCGCCACGCGCCGCACCTGATCCACCGTGGTGGCCCGCGCCGCCAGCTGGGCCCGGCAGCCCCGGAACAGGGGCACCAGCACGGGGGAATAGTCGTGGTAGTCGCGGGAAAGACGCTCCAGCTCGGCCGGTTGCGCCGCACCGATCAGCTCCAGCTCCGGATCGGTGCGCGCCAGCTCGGCCGCCAGCTCCTGGATCAGTCCGGCGGGGGGCAGGTCCGCCGCGCTGTCATCGGCACGGGTGGGCATCGGCATCTCAGCAGGAGGGGGCGGGGGCGGTACCCATCCCGGCCAGCAGCGGGGACGGCTGCTCCCGGGGCGGGGGCTCCAGCCATCGGCCCGCCCGCAGCACCCGGCGGTGAGGCGTGCGGGCCAGGAAGCCGGTCCAGTCGGTGGCATCCAGCACCACCAGATCGGCGGGCGCACCCTGCCGCAGCACCCCGTCCCAGTCCAGGCCCAGCAGCCGTGAGGCGGCCGTGGTGAAGGGGGTCAGGCCCTGCCGCCGGGTGGGCACCACGTGGCTGGTGATCGCCGCCTGCCGCATCAGCTCCAGGGGGTCGAAATCGCTGCCCGGGAACCAGGGATCCTGCACGTTGTCGGCACCGATGGCCACCTCAACCCCGGCGCGCTGCAGGCTGCGGATCGGGGCCTGCACCCGCAGCAGCGGGGTTCGGCCCGGCCGCCGCCCCAGCAGCCAGAGGTTGGTGAGCGGCAGGGCCACCACCCCGATGCCGGCCTGGGCCAGCTGCTCGGTGAGCGGCGCCAGGCGCCGTTCAGGCAGCAGGGCCAGGCTGGCGGCATGGCTGCAGACGAGCGGCACGACGCTGCGCTGCTCCAGCACCTGCCGCACCACCAGCGCCACGCCCTGGGCCGGCATGCAATCGGCCTCGTCGACGTGCAGGTCCACGCCCACGCCGAAGCGCTCCGCCAGGGCCAGCAGGGCCGCCAGGGCTTCCCGGTCGGCCAGGCCCGAGGCGTAGGGCGGCCCCAGCACGCCCCCCAGCACACCGCCACGATCGCTCACCCAGCGGGCCAGCTCCTCCCCCTGGGGCGTGAGCCAGTGGGACAGGGGGACCAGGGCCACGAGCTGCAGCTCCACCCGGCCAGCCCAGCGCTGGCGCAGCTCCAGCAGGGCCTCCCAGCTGGGGGTGGCGGCCGGGCCGACGCTGTCCACGTGGCTGCGGATGGCCCGCAGCCCCTGGCGCCAGGCCAGATCCAGGGCGCGCTCGCCCCGCTCCAGCACCTGCGCGGCGCTGCGCTCGCCGTGCTCCTGCTGGTTGCGCTGCAGGGCCCGGGCCATGGTGCCCTCCCAGTTGGGGTGGGCGAGGGCGGTGAACGCCTTGTCCAGATGGGCATGGGGCTCCACCGGTGGCGTGAGCGCCAGGGGGAGGGCCTCACCCGCCGCGGCCGCGGCCTCGAGCGGTCGTAGATCGGTGATCCGGCCTTCGGCCCACCGCAGCTCCAGGGCCACCAGGCCATCGGCATCCACCGGGCCGAGCGGCCCCAGCCGCGCGTCGACCAGGGCTCGGGGAATCCTCAGCCGCAGGCCACCGGATCCGGCGCGGGGATCCACCCTCACAGGGAAGTCATGGCGCAGTCCCGGCGGTGACGCCCGGCTCGGGAGCCGGCTCGGGCGCCGGGTCGCCGACGAACTCCCGGCCCTGCACCAGCACGAACTGCCCGGCCACGCCCACCACGGTGGTCTCCAGCCGGGGAACGCGCCAGCGCAGCACCCGCTGGCCGCCCAGATCGCTGTGATACACGCTGAGCAGCCCCAGGTTGGTGCGCCGGGTCTGCTGCAGCACCAGCGCCCCGAGGGCCTGGCGCTGGGCCGCCACCAGCTCGGGGCAGTTGCCGAGGGCGAGGCGCAGCAGACCCGGCAGCCGATCGCCGTGGCACACCTCAGCGGTGATCTCCTTCACGAGCCGCTCACCGGCGTAGTCGGCGAACTCGGCGGGACCGGGATTGGTCCAGGCCAGGCTGCCTCCCACCAGGGCGAGCAGGGCCGGCACGCCCAGCCAGGGGGAGAGCCAGGAGGGGCGGGCGGGAGAGGGCAGGAACACCGGAGGCGGCAGTGCTGACAGATTGGCACCGCCGGGCGGGCGCTGGACAGGGAAAGCGTCCGGACCCCAGGCGATGGGTTGGTACATTGGCGCGGATCACGGCGGGCGTCGCCAAGTGGTTAAGGCAGCGGCTTGTGGCGCCGCCATTCGGGGGTTCGAATCCCCTCGCTCGCCCTCTTTTTTCACTGCTGATTTCACTGCTGAGACTTCCTCACTGCTGACAGATCAGCCAGGCGCGCTGGTCAGGTAAGGGCGTCCAACAGACGGCCGCCGCCGCACCGCACCGGATCGGCGCAGGGCAGCCCTGTGGACAGCTCCACCTCAGCGCACGCCCGTTGGGCCGCCCCCGGCTCGAGGCCGGCCGTGTTCAGCGCCACCGCCCGCACCCGCGGCCGCCTCCCATCCGGCCGCGCCAGGGCGGCCAGGGCCTCCACCGCCGTGATCAGCTCCCCCAGGGGCGGGATTGCCAGGGCGGGAAGACCCTTGATGTGGCGCTGGCCGGCCCGGTGCACCAGCAGCAGATCGGTGGGCTGGCTGCCGCGCAGCAGGGGCAGGGTGGCGGTGGAGCCGGGGTGGGCCAGCGACCCCTGCCCCTCCACCAGCAGCAGAGCGGCCGGGCCCAGGTCCCGGCCCGCCTCCAGCACCGCGGCCTCCACGGCACCGGCGGCGTAGTCCACCCGCACCGCATCGAGCGGTACCCCCGCGCCGGAGATCAGGATTCCCGCCTGGCCCGTGCCCACGAAGCGGGCCTCCAGCCCCCGGCGCCGGGCCTCGGCCAGCAGCTCCAGGCAGGCGCTCATCTTGCCCACGGCCATGTCGCTGCCCACGGCCAGCAGGCGGCGGCAGGGCAGGGCGGCCGCCCGGGCCGCGGCCACCGCCAGAGCGGCAGGCTCCTGGCGCAGGTCCCAGATCCAGGCCTGCGGATGGCGGAGGGCGGCCAGTTCGGGATCCGCCGCGATGCGGCTGTGCAGGCCGCTGGCCACCGAGAGGCCGGCCCGCAGCGCCGCCGCCACATCGGCCCGCGCCTCCCCAGGCAGCTGGCCCCCCGAGGGGGCCAGCCCGATCACCGCCACTTCCGGGCCCAGCGGCAGGGCCTCCGCCACGCTCCCCACCACGGGCACCGCCCGCTCGATGCCGGTCACGGCCTCCAGGCTGGCGCCGGCATGGCGGGGATCCACCACCGCCACGATCGGCCCCGGGCGGTAACGCAGCAGGGCCAGCCCCGTCTTGCCGGAGAGGTTGTCGAGCCCCCCATGGAGCAGCACCACCACCGGCGCCTCCGGCCGCAGCGGCCCGGCGGCGCTGCCCTGCCAGGCGGCGGGCACGGCGATGCCGAGGCCAGGCTGCCGCGGCAGCTGCAGCTGGTCAGCGGCGCAGTGCAGCCCGGTGAAGGGGTCGTCCACCAGGTTGAGGTGGCTGTCGAGATCCGGCCAGCGCACGAGGGGCAGCAGCTGGGCGGCGGCCCCGTTCAGCAGGGAGCCGTCGGAGTAGCAGCCCAGCATCAGCCCGAGCCCGAGCCGCCGGGCGGTGCGGGCCATCAGCAGCGCCTCGCTCAGCCCGCCGCTCTTGAGCAGCTTGATGTTGATCCCGTCCACGTGGGGGGCCAGGCGCAGCAGGTCGTCCAGGCCCCAGCAGCTCTCATCCGCCACCAGGGGCAGGGGGCAGTGGGGATGGAGGGCAGCGAAGCCCGCGGTGTCGCAGGCCGGATCGGGGTGGGGTGCCAGCGGCTGCTCCAGCAGCACCACCCCGTGGGCCTCCAGCAGCGGCAGCATCGCCAGGGCCTGCTCCAGGGTCCAGCCGCCGTTGGCATCCACCTGCAGCTCACAGGCCACGCCCGTGTCCTGCCGTCGTTGCCGCAGCGCCGCCGCCACCGCCGTCAGCAGGGCGCGGTCGTGGTCCACACCGTCCGGACTGCCCAGCTTGAGCTTGATGCGGGTGGCGGGGAGCTGCTGCCACCAGCGCGCGAGCCGCGCCAGCACAGCCTCGGTGGAGCCCAGCCCGAGGGTCACGCTGGTGGCGGCGCAGGCACCCGGATCCAGGCCCCAGAGCCGCCAGAGGGGCTGGCCGAGCCATTTGCCGCGCCAATCGTGCAGCGCCAGATCCAGGCCGCAGCGGGCCGGCGGCGACAATCCGGCCAGCAGCGGCTCCAGCGCCTGCTCCTCCAGAGGCGAGGCCTCGCCGAGCTGCGGCAGCAGCGGCTCCA
This sequence is a window from Cyanobium sp. PCC 7001. Protein-coding genes within it:
- a CDS encoding FAD-binding oxidoreductase, with product MPMPTRADDSAADLPPAGLIQELAAELARTDPELELIGAAQPAELERLSRDYHDYSPVLVPLFRGCRAQLAARATTVDQVRRVAAVCALQGVPLTVRGTGTGNYGQCVPLAGGVVLDLSGLNRLRQLDPRTGVVEVEAGLVMAALDQQLAPHGRALRLQPSTFRSASIGGFIAGGSGGIGSLRWGFLRDPGNLLGLEVVTVEPEPRLLRLDAAASAPLNHAYGTNGILTALRLPTTEAVAWQQLVVGFEAWDLALAAATALPATALLLNALSLLEAPIAVRSPWPAGCPVAAPGEHRLLLLAAPDSLEVLPDWLEARGGTLRWQAPQGESRGLPLRELTWNHTTLHWRAQRQGWTYLQMLLPQPEGPCLAALRQRWGDDLLWHLEGVRQQGAPRLAALPLLRWRGEEALAELMRHCRQLGALIFNPHTITVEDGGLGVIDADQVAAKAAYDPAGLLNPGKLRGWLERRSS
- a CDS encoding aspartate aminotransferase family protein, yielding MDTYARFPISLSRGRGVWVWDEDGKRYLDCVAGIAVCTLGHSDPSLRRALGRQLGRLQHVSNLYRIPEQEQLASAIVEQSCFDRVFFCNSGAEANEAAIKLARKHGQVVRGIRGTTERPPLILTAEASFHGRTLAAVTATGQPKYHQGFAPMVQGFRYFPYNDIAAFEALLAAAEADGPQVAAVLLEPLQGEGGVHPGDRTFFQRVRQLCDAKQILLIFDEVQIGVGRSGRLWGYEQLGVEPDAITLAKGLGGGIPIGALAVKQAVDHFRPGDHASTFGGNPFACRAGLTVLAEIRRRRLLDHVQRMGELLRQELGALVARHPAQLAGVRGWGLLQGLVLKDGGPTAPELVKGALAQGLLVVPAGPGVVRFVPPLTIQARQLRQAVLLLERALVHLG
- a CDS encoding DUF1611 domain-containing protein → MVLLHGGLDNLSGKTGLALLRYRPGPIVAVVDPRHAGASLEAVTGIERAVPVVGSVAEALPLGPEVAVIGLAPSGGQLPGEARADVAAALRAGLSVASGLHSRIAADPELAALRHPQAWIWDLRQEPAALAVAAARAAALPCRRLLAVGSDMAVGKMSACLELLAEARRRGLEARFVGTGQAGILISGAGVPLDAVRVDYAAGAVEAAVLEAGRDLGPAALLLVEGQGSLAHPGSTATLPLLRGSQPTDLLLVHRAGQRHIKGLPALAIPPLGELITAVEALAALARPDGRRPRVRAVALNTAGLEPGAAQRACAEVELSTGLPCADPVRCGGGRLLDALT
- the murA gene encoding UDP-N-acetylglucosamine 1-carboxyvinyltransferase codes for the protein MSLLAVPAADAATDAPDPQLLIAGGRRLEGEVKVSGAKNSALVLMAACLLTREPMRLRNVPPLTDITGMGEMLESLGGRVHRHNDTLELDGSDIHSATAPYELVNSLRASFFCIGPLLARMGMAKVPLPGGCQIGTRPVIEHVKGLKALGAQVTIEHGVVTAVVPGQGHRLRGSRIHLDCPSVGATETLMMAAALADGETVIDNAAQEPEVVDLAGLLLAMGARIRGAGTPTITIVGVERLHGADYAVIPDRIEAGTLLLAAAITRSCLRVTPVIPEHLGAVLTKLEEAGCRIEHDGLGLTLTASEIHAVDLRTQPFPGFPTDLQAPFMSLLATARGTSVITENIFENRLQHVAELQRMGAAIRMQSNTAFVEGVPRLSGAPVQGTDLRASAAMVLAGLAAEGITTVRGLDYLDRGYAGLETKLAAVGASIQRVGSATASTSATVKPDTPVAA
- a CDS encoding folylpolyglutamate synthase/dihydrofolate synthase family protein, whose product is MDDFSDLIQPFSRRGVDLGLDRLQAALADLGHPERRFAAVQVAGTNGKGSICTLVHQALLAAGIRTGLYTSPHLVSWTERIRLGPDAISDAALRTHLEAATPAARRHNLTPFELVTAAAFLAFAAAKLELVVLEVGLGGRLDATTCHPDRRVVGFASIGLDHAEVLGPDVASIAREKAGVLAPGAVAISASQAPAVQAVLDSEARRQGASLIWVDPLDREQWALGLPGEVQSRNGAVALGLLQALARQGWDIPEAAIRRGFATARWPGRLQRVHWRGLPLLLDGAHNPPAAAVLRAELDRHGPRHGLPAGPRRWVLGLLANKEAPQIVANLLAPGDRAWIVPVPGHASWSIAALQDALDVDLASRLQPAACLEEALQAAAPGPIPVAGSLYLIGHLLAAIASE
- a CDS encoding amidohydrolase family protein codes for the protein MDPRAGSGGLRLRIPRALVDARLGPLGPVDADGLVALELRWAEGRITDLRPLEAAAAAGEALPLALTPPVEPHAHLDKAFTALAHPNWEGTMARALQRNQQEHGERSAAQVLERGERALDLAWRQGLRAIRSHVDSVGPAATPSWEALLELRQRWAGRVELQLVALVPLSHWLTPQGEELARWVSDRGGVLGGVLGPPYASGLADREALAALLALAERFGVGVDLHVDEADCMPAQGVALVVRQVLEQRSVVPLVCSHAASLALLPERRLAPLTEQLAQAGIGVVALPLTNLWLLGRRPGRTPLLRVQAPIRSLQRAGVEVAIGADNVQDPWFPGSDFDPLELMRQAAITSHVVPTRRQGLTPFTTAASRLLGLDWDGVLRQGAPADLVVLDATDWTGFLARTPHRRVLRAGRWLEPPPREQPSPLLAGMGTAPAPSC
- a CDS encoding pentapeptide repeat-containing protein, which translates into the protein MVDALARLALLLVLAWCLGGAPAPAAAEFSGVDYTLTNQNEQDFSGQDLANTSFAGAAGRHADFSGANLHGAILTQAAFPEASFAGADLSGVLMDKVDFSGADFTGADLSDVIASGSNFSGATVTNADFTGALIDRVDQRLLCRDAEGTHPLTGADTRLSLGC
- a CDS encoding DUF4359 domain-containing protein, translated to MFLPSPARPSWLSPWLGVPALLALVGGSLAWTNPGPAEFADYAGERLVKEITAEVCHGDRLPGLLRLALGNCPELVAAQRQALGALVLQQTRRTNLGLLSVYHSDLGGQRVLRWRVPRLETTVVGVAGQFVLVQGREFVGDPAPEPAPEPGVTAGTAP